The window TACAAGAAATGCCTCATATCCACGCACCCTGCACCACGCATGATGCGTGTATCTTGGTGTGTGATGTGTAGTTACGAGAAAATGACCAAAACATACTCGTTTACTCGCGAACACGCACCATGCACCAAGCACCGTGTGTGGTGCATGGTGCATGGTACTTGGTGCTTGTTGGGAAAGAACTTTGAATGaccatatcttttgactcgtagctctctGATTTAgacaccatttttttttttttttgaaatcatgtattttttcgagataTATCTATTGGGAAACAGCCGGAGGGTGTTTGTCCCAAAAAATTTTCGAAATGGGGTCTCAAAGACCTTCAATTTTGTCATTTTCGTTGATTTTGACTTTTAACATATTTTGACCGCTCATTAAAACAGACTAATTTGTGATACTTTAAATTCAATATTGACTAAAAGTATACGATCCCCCTCAATTAATTTGAATAAACGTCACATTTGGCAAATCGAGCATTTACAAAGTTATTAAAAAAAACGCAGCTGCAAATCAGGTCTATATTCAAAATTATTAGTCACTTTAGAAGCGTTCTAACGGATCGATCTCGATAAGATACGTATTTTTTTAAAAAAGCCGGTGACTAAATCagaactacgagtcaaaagatatggtCATTCAAAATTTTTCCCCAACAAGCACCATACACCACGCACGGTGTGTGCTGCTTGGTGCATGGTGCGTGTTCGCGAGTAAAAGTGTCTGTTTCGGTCATTTTCTCGTAACCACGTATCACGCACCAAGCATCATGCGTGGTGCAGGGTGCGTGGATATGCAACATTTCTTGTAATTTCCATTTTTTTTACAGCATATTGTTAAAGACTTTTGAAAATGGGGGTATTTTGACCAATTTCCCTTTAGTAAATTATCCTCTATCCATTATAttacccttttttttttcttttttctttttttttttttttacgtataCAAGACTTGTGATAAATAGTTCGTCTCACTATTTTAATGAGCTATGTTCGAAACATAAAAAAATGGTCCTTACAAACGTTAAATTTATAATACATATAAAAGGTTACAAGGTACTATAAATTTATCAACTAAAAAGAATCCTTATAAATGTTAAATTTATAATACATATAAAAGGTTATAAGGTACTAAAAATTTAACAACTAAAGAGAACTTAATATGCGATTGAAttgtttaataaataaatttttacgatttgatttataaaataagtatatatataaatgaatgtaCCGTTATATAAGATTTTCAAAATTTTGGATCCTTTTATAATTTGGGGTCCTATTCGATTGCACAATTCGAACATGTGAGCGAGAGGCCTCTGATGATAAACACGGTAGCTAATATAATTAGTGGTAGCTAACTAGGTAGATTTTCTATACAAGTTGTACAATAAAGCTTATTGCGTAGAATCCAAAATGTTATTTGAAGTTTAGTTTAGCATGCAAGATGTGAAACCTTTGCCTACTAGTTAATGCAACTGAAAGTCTTAAGCATCACAATCATGTGACAACTTTATATATGGAACTAATAAAcacaattagtttttttttttttaacatcagtTTGAGATCATCCAAGAGGactaaaccacccacgcgttcatctcccgtagttgcataacccgctccCAACTACTGCCCTAGAGGAAACAcagaccaatccgagggcatggccggtaaaaccccctccccgctgccctcacactaagcgaaaggcgacctgggtggatacttcaggtcagggataacattgagtgcaatgttgcaatCCAGCGGAGTCGAACTCCTAACCTCTCACTAAGAGAGGCAGGCCACTACTagttgagctacaactcaatgtttAATAAACACAATTAGTTGATAACATAATCATCAAATGTTGGACGTAACAAAAAGCAAGAATAAAGTAGATAAAAAAATAGAGTACAACTTATCACCAACTCTACACATAAGACTAGAATTATTACCTCATAAAACTatatatcataatccatcaatgtCTTGGATCCAAGTTGTATTAATGGATAAAAGATGACATCTCCATCTTTTTTACTTTACAGTTGCATGTAATGTGTTGGCATTTTCCTCTAATTTTGAAACAGAGGATTTTGTGATTTCTAAATGTTCTAGAAAATCCATTACCACCGGATCGGTCCATGGAGCTCCAAACGGAGCTTCATCGCCTGCAATCCACCCCAAGTGACCACCTTCAGGTGTAACTATCAACATACAATTTGAATTCTCCTAATTCCATATCAATTAATTAACAAAAATCTGTTAGCATCAAGTaaaattcaattaattaacaaaaatCTTTGATCAAAGGGTGAAACATACATCAATAGCTTCACGAGGGATTCCTCTAGCAGGAGCAATCGGATCATTTGCAGCCTGTTAATTAATCATTGACGAAAATTTAAACAAACTTTCAATTTAATGACTCAATAGGTTATGTAACAAAACGGGTGATCATATAGAGAATATTACCTGGATGCAAAGTAAAGGTTTGCGCACACGCGGGATGGAATCTGCACTGCCTGATTTAGAGTAGTAGTCATCTACTGACTTAAAACCAAAAGAAACTGCAAGATGTGCAAACAGTTCTGTAAGAAATATTGTTGTATTGCAATCATTCGGTTTAAATAGAAGAAATCTGTGTTAACCTCGTGTCAATCCGTCATCAAATTCCCTAATCGATTTGCAATTGGCTGCTGCTGGAATATTATAATCATCACTCATTTCCTCAAAAAGAAGAGCATGCCTGCATATAAAACTCATACTTAGTTAGTCACATAGAACAGATGAAAATTGTTAGAATAAGGGCGCGTTTAATAAAACTGAATGATTAGGTACTGAATGGTTTATTTTGAATGAGATATAAAATAacttgtttgataatcattttgaatgaacAACGTGAATGATGTAAAAGTACTAAATTAATCTTTTGCAGGAATAAAAACATTGTAGTTGTTTAACAAGTGTTGTTAATATAATTTGAAGAGAATATTACATAGAAGTTTGGTGCTTAATGGCTAAGATAGTActtcaactctgaatggttcagcactgaaccaTTCAGCACAATATGTCATTTAGAGGTTAGAAACAAACGCGCTGAATGCTGAATGCATTTAACCCTGAACCATTCAATTAAGGGGTCATCAAACGCATCTTAAGTATTGAATGCAAAACCTACTTTTTGAAGATTCGGCGAAGTGAAGATGAAAGAGCTTTGTTGTAAACGACGTTAAAGCCCTTATGGAAGTCCTCATCTGCAACAACTAAATTAAAAGGATTACACAATGATACGGCACCAGAAAGGGGACAATTACCAGCTTCCTGCATTAACACGAAAAATATTAGTAATGTTGTAATTTGTAAAACATAGATGATATTGGAAATTGATACCAAATTTACCTGGGCCAAATAGCGAACAAGAATGTTTGCACCAAGTGACCAACCAGCGGCATATAAATTAGCATTTGGGTATCTAGACGAAACATGGGCTACTACTTCATTAATATCTCCCAAAAATGATGCCGAATAGAACTGTGAGATTAAGTGTCATGTACAAACTTATTAAAAAAAGACAAACAACTTTTCAGTTACTTAGAACTGTGACACTGATTAATTTTGTTAATGTTGAACGGTGTTTGATACCTGCGGCGTGGTAACGGGGCCATGGCCACAACCCCGACTGTTAAAAACGACAACACGCCACCCTTTGTTTCTTGCTCTCTGTAACATATGTCTAATGTATGAATCCCCACTTCCACCTGTTAACCCTGGCTGCAACATTTGATATTTACTATACAATTTACAGTAACCATAAATATAAACTATAATGTCTATATACAATTGTTAAGAATGATAACACACTTCGATTAATAAAATGGATAAATGGAAAAGAGTTACCCAGTTCAGTTTTCAGGAAATGACGGTATAATtactgttggtgattttagtgtcatttaACAATCATTTTAGATAATTGCGATTCACTTAAAAGCAAGAGTTACCTAGCTATGCTCATTAATGGGTttagaaagtgtggagtgcacgccCGTTAGAACTAACTCGTTACTGTCACAGAAATTACAATAGTTAAGGGGCCAGCGCCCCCTTGCGGGGTTCCCGCTCCTCTGTGAGCCGTTAGACGGGGCAATGCCCCGATCCAGACGATATGTTACTATATCCATATAGTGAAAAGTGACATCCCAACTGTATTTCCGTCAAAATAAAGGGTTGCACCCTTTCATTTCAACCGCCATATACAACCGAATTATGAATTCATTTTTCGGCAGATTGCTTTAAGAATAACAAATACAAAACATTAACATTCTCACTAATACTATGATTTGTAATGTTCTTGCCTACACTCAAATTGCAtttcttgtcttatcccaattgCATTTCTTGCCTTCACCCAAGGTTTGTAAGGGTTCGAAATACTTAATTAAGAAAGTCTGAAAGTGTTTTACGACTCAAGAaacaattacttaattgttttataattaTCAGATTCGCAACCCTGTTTTCTAACCATTACTCAGTACGCGACCTAACCAGGTTATACTGCTACCCCTTACTACCCTTTCCTTGTTTGATTAATCAAACGAGTAAACGGAAAATGGCGAGTATATTTAGTCGGTACGCAACCTAATGGGTTATACCGCAACGCCTTACGACCCTTTCTCTTTTTAAATTTAATCAAACGAGCAAACGTAAGACATTTTTCCAATACGGTTACCTGAAAAGGCAAGTATTTTCAATCGGTTGGGCCGTGTACCGAATTATTCAATTCAGGTGATCGTTTACCACCCTTTCCCTGTCAACCCAATTGGCACTTTTACTGAGTTTTGATTAATCAGGCACAACCACTAGCCATATTGTGATGGTTACACTTTAATTTGATTAATCAGTTAACAACTGTTCACATTTATCCAAAATATTCATTAAATTACTTAAAATATTCACTATTAGAACAGATAACTAAAAAGGTGAATAAAAACAATCACCAGCAAAATGAGGGTAGGGGAATCAGGGGACAAATTCCGGTCATCACCGGAGACCCAATCAAGAGCAACGGTGCCGTTATCTTTTGTTCGGAGACATTCACGTTTAAACCTGATGTCCGGCGTTGACCTAAAAAAATAAGCAAAAATAGTTTCCACGTGCGTATTGGAACAAACCATCGGATACGAATCGTACGGACGGTCAAGAGTAGTGAAAGCCGGAATAAATGATTCCAAACCGCCACCGCTGACGTGGATAGAAGGGTGAGTATTGAAAGACATGGTTATTATTGGTGAAGTGATGTGTATGTTACGACGACGTTTTATGGATGGGTACAATGAGTGTGTTTTGAAACAGGATGGGATAGAAAGGTGTTTGGTAGTTAGGGCGGTAATGGAGAGTTTAGCCATGGATATTGATTTATAAGGGTCCCACAAACTGGGAGCTTCAGGTTAGACCGATATTGTCTAGCCAATCCATTCCGGTTAACCTTTCCGTTGTTGTTGGGGTACTTTTTGTCCGTTTTTTAAATAAcggatataaataaatataaatataaatattatttttatttagttaCATCTAAAGCTTAGACAGCTTACCTTATCCATGGGTTTTCGGGTGGAGGCATAGTGACGTGACAAAAATACTGTCTCTACAATTTCACTGCTCTTACgtcccatattattattattattattattattattattattattattattattgatgaggTGATTCTCACACATTACTTCttaatctatttacacataattatatattttactcttaattatatttataataataaatataagttaAACTCTTTATGAACATAATTATGATTTTATGAGACAaaagcaaggttgtaaaagtcgtgagtcggggacgcatcggtcgagacctaaaaaggtcgCGTCGGTCGAGTCGGGGACGTGggtcgttgactttattaataatttcttaaatatatatttatatatgtataaaatagttgattttgtaccataaatttcctaaataagaacttgaattcaaatacaatcaaacttcaaactcaattaatgtcaccaagtacataatcagtaaggacacggagaaaagagcggcccaaaaaatgaaaacaaaccctaattttaaaacatatcacatcttgacgaaaatttgaccgtttttgactaactttgaccgtctttgacagactttgaccgaacttttagctttgaccgtcttttgagtcgttttcagaaaaaaaaaaaaaaaaaaaaaaaaaaaaaaaaaaaagggacggagaacccaaaaaaacgacgcgtCGGCCGACTACAACACTGGACAAAAGTATAGATGGATCAAAAAgtagtgtgtgagaatcacctcaCATATTATTGTCCACTATTTATTTTTTGCCATGTTTCAAATTATTAATACTCTGTAATTATTAACTAATTGTTGATACAAAAGTGAAAGCAATAAAATAAACGATGGTTTTGGTTTGTCTTCAGACTTAATTCTAATTGTGTTTCTTAGTTGTGAGCTTAGTTTGTTTTGTTCGTCTTTACAGTTAGCTCGGTAGTTTGATTTGTATGTTTCAAAGAGGTTCATTTTTTATGAACTTCTTTTGTTAATCAAAGTTATTTCGATTTTTTGCTAAAAGAAAATTAAATCAAATAAACGATATTATATTGGAAGCCCTTGTTTTTAAAAATTACTCGGAGCCCTTATTTTTAAAAAATTACGTTGATAATACATAACAAACTTAAAAATTCGCATCTATATTTCCTACTTCTAACGTTCTTTAAAAACTTGATTAAATTTTTCAAATTTGTAAAACaagggtgtgacgacccggaaatttccgatcaaatttaaacttaatctttatataatttcgacacaataaacaaagtctgtatgttgagtctcgaaaaactttggaactatgttcatatattcaattgaccctttgactattctcgacgattcacgaacaattgtttgtaaataaatatgtgtatatataaatgtatgtatatataataatttgaaattataaaataaataatagaattaaatatataaaataagtattacctaATTAATGAAATATAAGGTTAGTACATTATAAGTTAAAgtataatgttatattaaaattatgatcattactttcattattatcattaatgttaatcttaatattaatatttgtattattagtattattatatctaATATAAAATAAAGTTaatatatagttgttatagtagtattattactacttttattattattaatactaatgttaatattaatagttaatatcaatattagttatattattaaagatattatatagatatgaaagttgatgTATTTAAATTGTTAcctttacaaatattattattacctttattactattattaaagtaaatgtttaatattaatatgagtgttatcattttttttatgtggtaaaatacataaatatgaaatttgatacaattaataaattgtaaaagtaattaaaagttaaaatatagttagtaatattgttattattattttcaaaaataaatactaatattaaaattattagtatcttttttattagtaacattgtaaatttaattattattaagattattaaaagtattattattaacttgattacaaaaatatcattttatttaaaaattgttattttcattgtccttactaatattattatgatattaatattatcattattattaataatcctaattttattattaaaatttattattaatgtttgtataatattatATTTCCTTAATATGCAAAATACAGAAATAAGTAGATAtaaataaatattcatataaacAAATATACAGATAtacttaaatatgtatatatttataaatttcaGTTATGgatatatagataaatacatatgGTACAGATACATAGATAAATAACTACTGTATACGCATATAtgaatattgattacaaacgaaaaTCGGTTCCTATCACTTTCCATCTGTAGTTAATTGATACAATTCGTACGAATCAGATTTC of the Rutidosis leptorrhynchoides isolate AG116_Rl617_1_P2 chromosome 5, CSIRO_AGI_Rlap_v1, whole genome shotgun sequence genome contains:
- the LOC139847605 gene encoding embryogenesis-associated protein EMB8-like, with the translated sequence MAKLSITALTTKHLSIPSCFKTHSLYPSIKRRRNIHITSPIITMSFNTHPSIHVSGGGLESFIPAFTTLDRPYDSYPMVCSNTHVETIFAYFFRSTPDIRFKRECLRTKDNGTVALDWVSGDDRNLSPDSPTLILLPGLTGGSGDSYIRHMLQRARNKGWRVVVFNSRGCGHGPVTTPQFYSASFLGDINEVVAHVSSRYPNANLYAAGWSLGANILVRYLAQEAGNCPLSGAVSLCNPFNLVVADEDFHKGFNVVYNKALSSSLRRIFKKHALLFEEMSDDYNIPAAANCKSIREFDDGLTRVSFGFKSVDDYYSKSGSADSIPRVRKPLLCIQAANDPIAPARGIPREAIDENSNCMLIVTPEGGHLGWIAGDEAPFGAPWTDPVVMDFLEHLEITKSSVSKLEENANTLHATVK